From a region of the Gossypium raimondii isolate GPD5lz chromosome 10, ASM2569854v1, whole genome shotgun sequence genome:
- the LOC105777501 gene encoding probable sucrose-phosphate synthase 3, with protein sequence MAGNEWINGYLEAILDSGAAAIEEQKPMVDLRERGHFNPTKYFVEEVVTGVDETDLHRTWIKVVATRNARERSSRLENMCWRIWHLTRKKKQLEWEELQRLAKRRWERELVRKDATEDLAEDLSEGEKGDTVSELIHAETPRVSFHSNASSLELWSDDKKEKKLYIILISLHGLVRGENMELGRDSDTGGQVKYVVELSRALAKMPGVYRVDLFTRQVLSPEVDWSYGEPTEMLTTASEDADGNDVGESSGAYIIRIPFGPRDKYLHKELLWPYIQEFVDGALAHILNMSKVLGEQVGGGQPVWPYVIHGHYADAGDSAALLSGALNVPMVLTGHSLGRNKLEQLLKQGRQSKEDINSMYKIMRRIEAEELSLDVAELVITSTQQEIEEQWGLYDGFDVKLEKILRARARRGVNCHGRYMPRMVVIPPGMDFSSVVVQEDASEVDGELPTVIGGTDGSSPKAIPTIWSEVMRFLTNPHKPMILALSRPDPKKNITTLLKAFGECRPLRELANLTLIMGNRDDIDEMTSGNASVLITVLKLIDKYDLYGLVAYPKHHKQTDVPDIYRLAAKTKGVFINPALVEPFGLTLIEAAAHGLPMVATKNGGPVDIQRALNNGLLVDPHDQQAIADALLKLVSEKNLWHDCRRNGWKNIHLYSWPEHCRTYLTKVAACRMRHTQWKTDTPGDEVSAEVSSLNDSLKDVHDMSLRLSVDDKASLTGSLDPVASSSGEPDVQDQVKRVLSKIKKPETNSKENEGVKLENVPSKYPILRRRHRLVVLILDCYDSNGLPEKKMAQVIQDIFKAVRLDTQNAKFTGFAISTAMPVSETMEFLKSAKIQVNEFDALICGSGSEVYYPGTYTAEDGKLFADPDYASHIAFHWGYEGLKKTIWKLMNPEGEQKSPCAEEDVKSSNAHCVAYFVKELSKAKKVDDLRQKLRMRGLRCHPMYCRNSTRMQVVPLLASRAQALRYLFVRWRLNVANMFVIVGETGDTDYEELIAGAHKTLIMKEVVTKGSEALLRTTDLRNDIVPSDSLLIASIKGGATPEEISEALKALSKASL encoded by the exons atgGCAGGGAACGAGTGGATAAATGGGTACTTGGAGGCAATATTGGACAGTGGAGCAGCAGCTATCGAGGAACAAAAGCCAATGGTGGATTTGAGAGAAAGAGGTCATTTCAATCCCACAAAGTACTTTGTTGAAGAGGTGGTGACAGGTGTTGATGAAACCGATCTACATAGGACATGGATCAAGGTTGTCGCCACCCGGAATGCCAGAGAACGTAGTTCCAGGCTCGAGAACATGTGCTGGCGCATTTGGCACCTTACCCGTAAAAAGAAGCAG TTGGAATGGGAAGAACTGCAAAGATTGGCAAAGCGGAGGTGGGAACGTGAACTAGTGCGCAAGGATGCCACTGAGGACTTGGCCGAAGACCTGTCAGAAGGAGAGAAGGGAGATACTGTGAGCGAGTTGATACATGCTGAGACCCCAAGGGTATCTTTCCATAGTAACGCTTCCAGCTTGGAACTGTGGTCAGATgacaagaaggaaaaaaaactttacATTATCCTTATCAG TTTGCATGGTTTAGTCCGAGGAGAAAACATGGAGCTTGGTCGAGATTCTGACACTGGTGGACAG GTCAAATATGTGGTAGAGCTTTCTAGGGCTCTTGCTAAGATGCCGGGAGTGTATAGAGTAGATCTTTTTACTCGACAAGTCTTATCACCTGAAGTTGATTGGAGCTATGGCGAGCCTACAGAAATGCTAACAACTGCCAGTGAAGATGCAGATGGAAATGATGTTGGAGAGAGTAGTGGGGCATACATTATAAGGATCCCTTTTGGTCCACGTGATAAGTACCTTCATAAAGAATTATTATGGCCATATATTCAGGAATTTGTAGATGGTGCTCTGGCTCACATTCTTAACATGTCAAAAGTTCTCGGTGAACAAGTTGGTGGGGGCCAACCTGTGTGGCCATATGTTATCCATGGTCATTATGCTGATGCAGGGGACAGTGCTGCTCTTCTCTCAGGTGCTTTAAATGTCCCCATGGTTTTAACAGGACACTCTCTTGGGAGAAACAAACTTGAGCAACTGCTTAAACAAGGACGACAATCAAAAGAAGACATCAATTCGATGTACAAGATTATGAGAAGAATTGAAGCAGAAGAACTTTCCCTTGATGTTGCAGAACTAGTTATCACTAGTACCCAGCAAGAGATTGAAGAGCAGTGGGGGCTTTATGATGGGTTTGATGTCAAGCTCGAAAAAATTTTACGTGCCCGTGCTAGACGAGGGGTAAACTGTCATGGTCGGTATATGCCAAGGATGGTG GTTATTCCTCCTGGCATGGACTTCAGCAGTGTTGTAGTTCAAGAAGATGCCTCTGAGGTTGATGGAGAACTTCCCACAGTTATTGGAGGTACTGATGGGTCATCTCCAAAAGCAATTCCAACAATATGGTCAGAA GTAATGAGGTTTCTTACAAATCCCCACAAGCCAATGATCTTGGCCTTATCTAGACCTGATCCAAAGAAGAACATTACCACTCTTTTGAAAGCCTTTGGAGAATGTCGTCCTTTACGAGAGCTTGCTAATCTT ACACTTATAATGGGGAACAGGGATGATATTGATGAAATGACTAGTGGGAATGCTAGTGTCCTCATAACAGTATTGAAACTCATTGATAAGTATGACCTCTATGGACTAGTTGCCTATCCAAAGCATCACAAACAGACTGATGTTCCTGATATTTATCGACTTGCAGCAAAAACAAAG GGAGTTTTCATAAATCCTGCTCTGGTCGAGCCTTTTGGACTTACGTTGATAGAG GCAGCAGCTCATGGCCTGCCAATGGTGGCAACCAAAAATGGTGGACCAGTTGACATCCAGCGG GCACTAAATAATGGTCTTCTTGTGGATCCCCATGATCAGCAAGCAATTGCTGATGCCCTGCTGAAGTTGGTATCGGAGAAAAACTTGTGGCATGACTGCAGAAGGAATGGTTGGAAGAACATACATCTATACTCATGGCCGGAACACTGCCGTACCTACTTGACAAAGGTGGCAGCTTGTCGAATGAGACATACTCAGTGGAAAACAGATACACCGGGGGATGAAGTCTCTGCTGAAGTGTCATCTTTAAATGACTCACTTAAAGACGTGCACGACATGTCCCTTAGGCTTTCAGTTGATGATAAAGCTTCTCTAACTGGATCTCTCGACCCTGTAGCTTCATCTTCTGGTGAGCCTGATGTGCAAGACCAAGTAAAACGAGTCCTAAGCAAGATAAAAAAGCCAGAAACAAACTcgaaagaaaatgaaggagTAAAGCTTGAAAATGTGCCAAGCAAGTATCCGATTTTGAGGAGGCGGCATAGATTGGTTGTTTTAATACTTGACTGCTATGACAGCAACGGGTTACCTGAGAAGAAGATGGCTCAAGTTATACAAGACATATTTAAGGCTGTTCGGCTGGACACTCAAAATGCAAAATTCACAGGTTTTGCTATATCGACTGCTATGCCAGTCTCAGAAACAATGGAGTTCTTGAAATCAGCAAAGATTCAAGTAAATGAGTTTGATGCTCTGATCTGTGGCAGTGGCAGTGAAGTGTATTACCCTGGAACTTACACAGCAGAAGATGGAAAGCTTTTTGCTGATCCTGATTATGCCTCTCATATTGCCTTTCATTGGGGCTATGAGGGTCTAAAGAAGACAATTTGGAAGTTGATGAACCCTGAAGGTGAACAAAAATCTCCATGTGCTGAGGAAGATGTGAAATCGAGCAACGCCCACTGTGTTGCATACTTTGTAAAGGAGCTGAGTAAG GCCAAGAAAGTTGATGATTTGAGGCAGAAGCTCAGGATGCGAGGTCTCCGTTGTCATCCAATGTATTGCAGGAACTCAACTAGAATGCAAGTTGTTCCTCTCCTTGCATCTCGAGCTCAGGCACTCAG GTACCTTTTTGTGCGTTGGAGACTGAATGTTGCAAACATGTTTGTCATTGTTGGCGAAACCGGAGACACCGATTACGAGGAGTTGATAGCTGGAGCTCATAAGACATTGATCATGAAGGAAGTGGTGACAAAGGGTTCCGAAGCATTGCTTCGAACAACCGACTTGAGAAATGACATTGTCCCTTCTGACAGCCTCTTGATTGCCAGTATTAAAGGTGGAGCAACGCCAGAAGAGATTTCTGAAGCTTTAAAAGCATTATCTAAAGCAAGCCTCTGA